Within Rissa tridactyla isolate bRisTri1 chromosome 4, bRisTri1.patW.cur.20221130, whole genome shotgun sequence, the genomic segment GCCCGGCACCGGCGGTACCCTCAGGGGATGACTCCACTCTGGATGTCTCCCCAGGACAAAAACCGAGTGACACAGTGTCCTCTGACAACACTCGCAGAGGCCGGATTGACCTGTAGGATGGAAAACTGGAAGGAATTGCTCTCTGGTGTCAGTACCTTAAATTTTAAGAACCCCCATCAAATACAGGAAATGTCGGTCTGGTATAAAAGTTACAGATTTCAGCTATAAACTTCTGAAGTTCATCTGAGATCTGTACTTGCACAGCACAAAAGAAGGTGACATCTGTTTatacaaagaatttattttatacaCATTTACCTACAAAATATACAGCAGTTAAAAATAATGGATGGGCAGGAGACTAACTGGAAAAGATTACTCGAGACAATTCTTAATGTCTCAGCTGACAAATCAATAGGCTGCTTTTAAAAGCCAGTCTACCTTGTAGTAGGAGTTACTGAAGTTGCACCAGCTTTGCAGTTTTAGTCAATTAAAAGAGTTCGAAACAATTAAAAAGGCACCTTGAACAACTTAAACTCTTAAAATCCTTTACAATTTCAGCTACTCAAAAGGTACACTTTATGCATATAACATCCACACCTTGCTTTTAACACTCTGAATAAcagcttttgttattttattgtgGCACTCTTGATATTTTCTTCACCAAATCTGAAGTTACACATTTGCAATACTCGTTCCATATTCAGACTATCACAGCATAAAAATCCACTCAGAACGGTCGTGTGGACTTAAGATACAGTACAACCTTACAATCAGGAAGATACAAGCATAtttaagacaatttttaaaatattaaaatcttaaaatagcaGTGCTGTGAACCAGATCAAACAAGGAGCTATGTATGACCACCGTGAAAGCGGCCGGTGCGCTGTATGTACAATTTGACAAACGTGATCCTTGGTATATCTGCAAAGTTCTTAAACAGTAAGAGCAGTTTTCTCCAGCACAGACAGACAGTCTTTCTGCAAGCTGTTCCAAAAAGAGTGACCAGGAGACAAGGACAGCTGTAATGAGTAAGTGTGCTAATAAAACATCGTGGGAATGGTAAGTGTTCCTTTCAATACTGTTcatgagaacaacaacaaaaaaaaaatccacacagcaAATATTACTTCTTTTCCTGAACATTGGCATTGATCTGCTATTTACAATAGCTTACAAAGACACATAACACAAATGAGGTTTGATTTTCAAGTTCAACTTCACAGCCAATTAACATACTTCACCTGTATGTTCTGTTCTAGCTGAAGTAAAAAAGTGACACTAATACTGAAAAAGAGGTAATCAGAAGTAGCAAAAGCACTGGTAATATGATAAAGAATTTGGATAAATATTCAAGAAAGTAATATTGCACACTTTCACTGTCAACTGTGTAAGACTTTCACTCCCAGGCAGTAACAACCAGTCCTGCTTGTTTTTTTGCTGTCATACTACCttaaaaaaaggtcatttttggTTTCCATGGCAGTGGAAAAAAACTGAAGGAAGACAGCCCTTATTGAACATGAGGCCTaggtttcaaaattaattttccagtctgcaagacagaaaaaaaagtttagaccAATAATCACACTTCAATTTTGCAGGCTAAGTTTAAAACAACACACAATACAATACTGAGTATTCTACATTCCCATTTTGCAGACACACAGAATTTATTAAGGCGTATACAAgtgctgttcagaaaaaaaacctgtgtgtcttttcaaattatttgcatTCCTTTAAGAACAAGGTTTAGGCAATGAACTTACATCATCACAAGACATGTTATATTCTGCCAAAACAGTTCGACATCGGGCTGCTATACTGTGTGGATTGCGTCAAGGAAAGCAGCTAAAACTTGTACACAGAGCAAGTAAAAACTGAAACAGCAATATTGGCACAAGCTTCAATGACAGCAGTAACTACAACACTTTTAATCTGACAAACACGATCGAAGGATACATTGATGGTGCCACCACTCTTTTATGTATGCCAGCAAAGAACAAGCCTATTAGGGTAATACAGCTAATTGTGAAAAATGGGTGATTCCAAAGTGATGTGAAAAAAGACACCTAGGAAAGAAATCAGATTGGTCCCACTGCATACCTTTTAAAACATACAGAAAGTTGCTGCGTAgttcacttaattaaaaaaaaaaaaagtactgctcATAGCCATTTCTAAGTACTTGTGAACAAATCTTTAGATAAGCATTCAAGGTGTAGCACTTTGGTAGGCATTGTTCCAGGACATATTCTACAGCAATTCCAGACAGCTTGAGAGCTTCACTAAAAATGACCTCACAGTTTCATGGGAGAACCGCTGTTCAAAATACTATACCACTTGACTGCAACACCAAGCTATGGAACAGACTACATTTGGGATTAGCATTTACCTTTTGTGTCTCCGGGTCTATTAACCAGTTCCAGGCACCGGTTGCTGTGCAGACTGATACCACTATCAGAATCACTGATAAAGAAAAGAACGAGAGTCAAGAACAGTACACCTCACTCctattaaaaagcatttatttttcaacagCAGCTCTTAAGCATTTATTTCTTCTCCCACTTCTGAGGGAGGAAAAGCTTCTACTTGGAAGCTAGCAATTAAAATAGGCAAAGAAACTTCTATTGCGTGAAACTGGAAAGATTCTGTACAAGTTTCCTGGATAAGACAAGTAGTACCAAAATCTAAATTCTGCCCAGTAAAAGCATCCTGATGCTTTGAAGAAATTAGTTTCTGAAATAGCACGGTTAGCAAAAATAGGAGTTGGAAGATAGAGCAAGAGTTGTACCAAATGTTCAGTGTGCTATTTGAGCTTATGCAGTCTGGGCAATAGAAATGCAGCACCATTAAATTGCAGAGAACTAAAGCTTCTATCCCGCTAGCTCTTCTACGCAAGAAAAGCCTGAGACTCTAGCACCAGCAGTTTCAGGGGCACATCCAAGTTGCGTTATGCTCCCCACCCCAATCAACACTATTACAATCAAGGAATGCTgacagagaaaaaaccccacaacatttaAACAGGAGTTAGAAGGCACATTAACATTAGCACATAAAGATTAATAAAAACCTCTACACATCCAGAATGAACAATCAATTCACTGTAAATGGATAATGCTAGATACGTATTAGAGAAACACAAGATACTACACTGATTTGAGAGACTACAAAGGGTTGGGGAACAGGGGTtgatggagaaagaaaacagcacaaataCAGAGGTAAAGAAAGCTCATATTCTATTGCACACCCACAAAGCCTTGCAGGTCTCATTGGACATTTGCAGTTCTGAGTGTTTTCTGTGGAGCCTGAAGTTCTGGATGCAAATAAAGTCTTTTACTGGGGGGTGGaacaaggggaaaacaaaaacgaacacataaaaaaaaaaaagagaaggcccAGAGTTACCAGCCTCTTTAAGATCAtaggaaagaagctgaaaacaaaacccagatatTAATGAAA encodes:
- the CNEP1R1 gene encoding nuclear envelope phosphatase-regulatory subunit 1; translation: MNSLDQAEDLKAFERRLTEYIACLQPATGRWRMILIVVSVCTATGAWNWLIDPETQKVSFFTSLWNHPFFTISCITLIGLFFAGIHKRVVAPSIIAARCRTVLAEYNMSCDDTGKLILKPRPHVQ